In one Heteronotia binoei isolate CCM8104 ecotype False Entrance Well chromosome 1, APGP_CSIRO_Hbin_v1, whole genome shotgun sequence genomic region, the following are encoded:
- the LOC132586390 gene encoding uncharacterized protein LOC132586390 → MPYTIQEDEIAITLENQEILPEVSKFADRELVHFEPPKSPNNFSSHEPLNHTLLDPQENVDFAEARKSEKPPSALGNNTAYSMNDHVQKSSMTCITLPPRSAAENRIVNQSPLAFQDTRVKHLLKTMDENLPVPTWQYQEKDSNTLLGIETPQLLPRLRQVTLRDTLTKKISWMGLSQQQPIGSFPFCTSGSRPPVFPLTQQQTLTVRSLKQSKEKTKEFFNNGNVRRNFAPLKHTAKDMDLNLPVLSLPFQTKSVKKSEILKLDIT, encoded by the exons ATGCCATATACAATCCAGGAAGATGAAATTGCCATTACCTTGGAAAACCAAGAAATCTTACCTGAAG TTTCCAAATTTGCAGACAGAGAATTGGTTCATTTTGAGCCTCCTAAATCGCCAAATAATTTTTCTTCACATGAGCCACTAAATCACACATTGCTGGATCCGCAGGAAAATGTGGATTTTGCAGAAGCCAGAAAATCTGAGAAACCACCTTCAGCTTTGGGAAATAACACAGCATATTCCATGAATGACCATGTTCAGAAGTCCTCAATGACATGTATAACACTACCACCAAGATCAGCAGCTGAAAACAGAATTGTCAACCAAAGTCCTTTGGCTTTTCAAGACACAAGAGTCAAACATCTTTTGAAAACAATGGATGAGAATCTTCCAGTTCCAACATGGCAGTACCAAGAAAAAGACAGCAATACGCTCTTGGGGATAGAAACACCACAGCTCTTACCAAGGCTAAGACAAGTTACCCTGAGAGACACGTTAACTAAAAAGATCTCATGGATGGGACTGTCACAGCAACAGCCCATTGGCTCCTTCCCCTTTTGCACCAGTGGGTCAAGACCACCAGTGTTCCCCTTGACCCAACAGCAAACACTTACAGTGAGAAGCCTGAAGCAATCAAAAGAAAAGACCAAAGAATTTTTCAACAATGGAAATGTTAGAAGGAACTTTGCCCCACTCAAGCATACAGCTAAAGATATGGACCTGAATCTTCCAGTATTGTCTCTACCATTTCAGACAAAGTCAGTTAAAAAGTCTGAAATCCTAAAACTAGATATCACATAA